A window of Chlorobium phaeobacteroides DSM 266 genomic DNA:
CTGATGAAATAGTATTCATAAAACCATGAAGCAGCAATTTTACATAAAAACAGGCATGGCGGCTGCATTATTGATCATGCTGCAAACGTTTTACAAAACCCATGAAACTACTCGTCTGTATCAAACAGATCCCGGATATGGAGTCTCAATTCAAACCCGATGAAAACGGATCATGGTTTGAAGAGTCCGGACTTGTCTACCGAATGAACGAATATGACGACTACGCCGTCGAAGAGGCCGTTCGCCTCAAGGAGCAACTTGGAAACAATACTGATCTGACCGTACTCTCAATCGGCCCTGATCGGGTAGTTGAGATCATTAAAAAAGCCCTTGCCATCGGATGCGACCGAGGCGTCCATATCCATGAACCGGCAGCCGCCCATAAAGATCCCTGGCAGATTGCTTCGCTCATAGCCGGTTTCGCAAAAGAACGACAGTATGACCTGATCTTCACCGGCATACAGTCCCAGGATCGGGGTTCAGCCCAGGTAGGGGTCATGGTTGCCGAACAATTAGGCTACTCCTGTGTCACAACGCTTGTCGGATTTGCCTGCCATGAGGGTCTTATCACCGGCTTGCGCGAACTTGAGGGTGGCCGAAAAGGAGTCGTCAAGCTCAGAACTCCGGCTCTTGTCACCTGTCAGTCAGGGCTCAATAAACCCAGATACCCTACCCTGCTGAATATCCTGAAAGCAAAAAAGAAAGAGATCCTCACCATCCCGGCAGGCGATCTGCCCGAAACGACATCGCTGACCACGACAACCCGTATCTATAAACCTGAAAAAAAAGGAACCGGCCTGATTCTCGAAGGCGAAACAGCGAGTCTGGTAAATCAGGTAATCGACCTGTTGAGAAAAAACACGACACTTGTTCGATAATAAAACACCGCCATGAAAACATTACTTATCGCCGAAAGCAGAGAAGGCCGGCTTCTCGATACAACTTATGAGCTCTTCGGAGCGGCAGCAAAACTGAAAGCCGAAACCGTCCTCTTTCTTGCAGGAACCGAAACCGGACTCCCCTCGTATGCAGGAACGCTCTATCTTGCTGATGCAAAAATATATGGCGAATACAACCCTGACCTGCACAAAAACATGATTCTCCAGGTCATCGAAAAAGAAAATCCTGACTATGTGGTTTTTCTCCACTCCTCCTACGGCCGGGATCTGGCTCCGCGCATTGCCGCAAGCCTCAGAATTGCCCAGGTATCCGAAGTCATCGACATTGTTGACGGAACCTTTGAGCTAACCTGCTGCAATGCCAGAATGCATCGAAGCGTTCAAACAACCACATCAAAAACAGTACTGACTATCCAGCCGGGAGCCTTTTCGCCAATCCGGCCAGGCGGCGCGCATCTCATACAAGCGATGCAAACCGATGCCGTTACCTCCATCGAATTCGCTGGATATGAACCAGCCGAACCAGAAGGGATCGATCTGGGAAAGAGCGAGATCATTATCAGCGCAGGAAGAGGTATCGGCACCAAAGAAAACACGGAGGTCATATGGAATCTCGCCAAAACAGTGGGAGGAGAGGTGGGAGCAAGCCGCCCTGTTGTTGACGCAGGCTGGATAGAGCACAGCCGTCAGATAGGGAGTACCGGTCAAACCATATCGCCAAAACTCTATATAGCCTGCGGCATATCGGGAGCCATACAGCATCTTGCCGGCATAAAAAACTCCGGCTACATTGTCGCAATCAACAAAGACAGGGAGGCGCCCATCGGTGAAGTATCTGATGTGCTTGTTGTTGCTGACGTCATGCAGTTTCTGCCCGCCCTGACCGAAAAACTTGCCGGAAGATAACGGTGAGCTATCAGTAAAAACCATCCGACAAAACGACCTACTCCCGACACCTACGACTTCCGTGCTGCCGGGGGAGCAAACCACTGCTCCCTCGGAACCACAACGGAGGCGTCAGGCTGCGCCATAAAATGCGGAGACATGATCTGAACGCCATGCTCGTTAAACACATCCTGAATGTGGCCATGCAGTTCCGACATGATAAAATACCGATCCTCCGCCTTGTCAAGACCGACCATGAGCGTATACTCAACATAAAAGTCGGCAAGCGCCCTCTGCAACACATACGGCTCCGGAGATTGACGAACGCCCGAGGTTCTTTGAGCAGCCATTTCGAGCATAGCGTGAACCTGCCGCCACGGCGCATCATACCCGATGGTCACGCCGGTAGCAATCATGATT
This region includes:
- a CDS encoding mechanosensitive ion channel family protein yields the protein MVLVWIFALIIAYPFIPGSQTQVFQGVSVFLGLMVSLGSAGLVGQLIGGLVVVYTRAFQAGDFVRIGEHEGVVQELGLLAAKIITIRKEEITIPNALLMSITTINYTRQSKNEYGIMIATGVTIGYDAPWRQVHAMLEMAAQRTSGVRQSPEPYVLQRALADFYVEYTLMVGLDKAEDRYFIMSELHGHIQDVFNEHGVQIMSPHFMAQPDASVVVPREQWFAPPAARKS
- a CDS encoding electron transfer flavoprotein subunit alpha/FixB family protein; amino-acid sequence: MKTLLIAESREGRLLDTTYELFGAAAKLKAETVLFLAGTETGLPSYAGTLYLADAKIYGEYNPDLHKNMILQVIEKENPDYVVFLHSSYGRDLAPRIAASLRIAQVSEVIDIVDGTFELTCCNARMHRSVQTTTSKTVLTIQPGAFSPIRPGGAHLIQAMQTDAVTSIEFAGYEPAEPEGIDLGKSEIIISAGRGIGTKENTEVIWNLAKTVGGEVGASRPVVDAGWIEHSRQIGSTGQTISPKLYIACGISGAIQHLAGIKNSGYIVAINKDREAPIGEVSDVLVVADVMQFLPALTEKLAGR
- a CDS encoding electron transfer flavoprotein subunit beta/FixA family protein → MKLLVCIKQIPDMESQFKPDENGSWFEESGLVYRMNEYDDYAVEEAVRLKEQLGNNTDLTVLSIGPDRVVEIIKKALAIGCDRGVHIHEPAAAHKDPWQIASLIAGFAKERQYDLIFTGIQSQDRGSAQVGVMVAEQLGYSCVTTLVGFACHEGLITGLRELEGGRKGVVKLRTPALVTCQSGLNKPRYPTLLNILKAKKKEILTIPAGDLPETTSLTTTTRIYKPEKKGTGLILEGETASLVNQVIDLLRKNTTLVR